A single window of Rana temporaria chromosome 1, aRanTem1.1, whole genome shotgun sequence DNA harbors:
- the LOC120925228 gene encoding vomeronasal type-2 receptor 26-like, protein MKCPDDEWSNEKKDRCVPRVVEFLSYTDDPIVGVFSAVSILCCLLTGLILGIFIHYQDTPIVKANNRNLSYLLLVSIMLSFLCVFLFLGHPVDVTCMLRVTSFGVIFSVAVSSLLAKSIMVCIAFKATKPGSPWRKWMGAKLSNFIICVFSLVQVIICVTWLSISPPFQDRDTHSYQGKIIIQCNEGSVIGFYSVLGYMGLLAAMSFIIAFLARTLPDSFNEAKYITFSMLVFCSVWIAMIPAYLSTRGKYMVAVEVFAIMASSSGLLSCILFPKCYIILFRPDLNTKTYIH, encoded by the coding sequence ATGAAATGTCCTGATGATGAATGGTCAAATGAGAAGAAGGATCGGTGTGTTCCAAGAGTGGTGGAATTTCTCTCCTACACTGATGATCCCATTGTTGGAGTATTTTCAGCCGTCTCCATCCTCTGTTGTCTTCTGACTGGTTtaatattggggatatttatacatTACCAGGACACCCCCATTGTTAAAGCCAATAACCGGAACCTGAGCTATCTTCTCCTGGTCTCCATCATGCTGAGCTTCCTCTGTGTCTTCTTGTTCCTCGGCCATCCAGTAGATGTGACCTGCATGCTGCGTGTCACCTCTTTTGGTGTCATCTTCTCAGTTGCCGTCTCTTCTCTACTTGCCAAAAGTATCATGGTGTGTATTGCTTTTAAAGCCACCAAACCTGGGAGTCCCTGGAGGAAATGGATGGGAGCCAAACTGTCCAATTTTATCATTTGTGTCTTCTCATTGGTTCAAGTCATAATCTGTGTCACTTGGTTGTCTATTTCTCCCCCCTTCCAGGATCGGGACACTCACTCTTATCAGGGGAAGAtcatcattcagtgtaatgaGGGTTCAGTTATCGGCTTCTACTCTGTCCTGGGATATATGGGGCTTCTGGCAGCTATGAGCTTCATTATCGCTTTTTTAGCcaggacattaccggacagttttaatgaggccaagtacatcaccttcagcatgctggtgttctgcagtgtctggattgccatgatcccggcctatctgagcaccagagggaaatacatggtggctgtggaggTTTTTGCTATAATGGCCTCAAGTTCTGGGCTTCTTAGCTGTATATTATTCCCAAAATGTTACATAATTCTGTTCAGACCCGACCTGAATACAAAAACATATATCCACTAA
- the LOC120924999 gene encoding trimethyllysine dioxygenase, mitochondrial-like translates to MRFDYVWLRDHCRSASCFNSKTNQRSLDTASVELHIRPAQVRIDETTIYLTWPDGHMTKYGLEWLSQNSYEGQKQQLVQPRILWSANTYKEANVPSISYSEFLETNEGLQECLKNFLLYGIAFVDDVPATREDTERTAQRISHIRETIYGKMWDLTSDFSRGDTAYTKLALDRHTDTTYFQEPCGMQLFHCLRHEGTGGRTLLVDGFHAAEQVCQRHLKDFDLLSTVPLKHEYIENVGSSHNHMVGIGPVLNVYPGNKELYMIRYNNYDRAVINTVPHDLVHQWYSAHRILTNELRRPENELWVKLKPGKVLFVDNWRVLHGRESFTGYRQLCGCYLTRDDVLNIARLLGLKA, encoded by the coding sequence ATGCGTTTTGACTACGTGTGGCTGCGAGATCACTGCCGCTCGGCTTCTTGTTTCAACTCCAAGACCAACCAGCGCAGTTTGGACACAGCCAGCGTAGAACTGCACATCAGACCTGCACAGGTCCGAATAGATGAAACCACCATATATCTAACATGGCCAGATGGGCACATGACCAAATATGGATTAGAATGGTTATCACAGAATAGCTATGAAGGACAAAAACAGCAACTTGTTCAGCCTCGAATTTTATGGAGTGCAAACACTTACAAGGAAGCAAATGTGCCATCTATCAGCTACTCCGAATTCCTTGAAACAAATGAAGGACTTCAAGAATGTCTGAAGAACTTTTTACTGTACGGCATCGCCTTTGTCGATGATGTTCCAGCAACCCGGGAGGATACAGAGAGGACTGCACAGAGAATTAGTCATATCCGGGAAACCATCTATGGTAAAATGTGGGACCTCACATCTGACTTCTCCCGGGGAGACACAGCCTACACAAAATTGGCTCTTGATCGGCACACAGATACCACCTACTTCCAGGAACCTTGTGGCATGCAGCTTTTCCACTGTCTGCGGCATGAAGGCACAGGAGGGCGCACCCTGTTGGTAGATGGCTTTCACGCTGCTGAACAAGTTTGTCAGCGTCACCTTAAAGACTTTGACCTCCTCAGTACTGTGCCACTGAAACATGAATACATTGAAAATGTTGGCTCGAGTCACAACCACATGGTGGGGATTGGACCAGTACTGAATGTTTATCCGGGGAATAAAGAGCTGTATATGATTAGATACAACAACTATGATCGTGCTGTCATCAACACAGTGCCCCATGATTTAGTGCACCAATGGTATTCTGCACACCGAATCCTAACCAATGAGCTGAGGAGGCCTGAAAATGAGCTGTGGGTGAAACTGAAACCCGGCAAGGTGCTTTTTGTTGATAACTGGAGGGTCTTACATGGACGGGAGTCTTTCACAGGCTACAGGCAACTTTGTGGCTGTTATCTCACTAGGGATGATGTGCTAAACATTGCTCGCTTACTAGGCCTGAAAGCATGA